GCCAAAGCGCCGGGTGGAGGGTGCGGCCGAAGCCGTTTCGCAGGCGGGGGGCAAAGTGCAAGCCGAGTCTGCCGCAGACGAGGCCTACGACGAGCGCTAGCGCCAGGGTGAACACGGTCGGCGGGCGCGACGGGCGGGTGGGCACCACAGCGGCGGTGACCACCCGGGCGCCTTGAGGGGTCCGCCGCGCGGCGCGCTCCTCGCCGCGCAAGGCCCCTACGACGCGCCAGCGACGCTGCGCATCCCCGAGCGCGCGCGCCAGCGCTTCGCGCTCCGAGACCCCACCCGCGGGGCGCTCGGGGCTCGGGCGCTGGGAGGCCTGCAGGGCCGCCCGGGCCTGCGCAACGGCGGCATGGGCCTGAGCGAAGCGCCGGTCGAGGAAGCGTGCCGCGCTCCGCTGAGTGGCGCGCGCCTGCTCGCGGCTGAGGCCGACGTAGGCGCTGGCGATGGCCCTCGCGATTCGGGCCGCCATGCCGGGCGTCGCATGCTCGACGGCGACCTCGACGCGCCCGGCGGTCTGGACGTCCGGGCGGCAGTCGATCCGCTCGGCCAGGGGCGCTGCTGCGCCGGCGACGCGATCAACGCCTGTTCGCCGTCGTGCCCATGGCTCTGACCAGCCGTCGCCCGGCTGGCCCTGGCGCAGCGCGCGAGCCGCGCGGCGCAGGACGGGCGCGCTGCAGGCAAGATAGGCCTGGGTGCTGACGTAGGTACTGGGGCGCGCGCCCTCCGGTCGATGGGGGCCTGAGCGCTCGGCGGACGCGCCCTGCGAACCCACGGACACGGTCGTCGAGGCGCGGTAGACCCGCGGCTGCAGCGCGGTCCAGGCGAGCGCAAGGCCCATCGCGCCGACGACGGCAGCCATGAGGAAGCGCCCGTGGCGGCGGGCGATCGAGAGCTCGGCGCGCAGCGTCGAGGTCAGTTCCATCGCTATTCCCATCGCTATTCCATCTCGTACCGGGCGAGCTCGGCCTCGATCTCGTCCACCAGGGTATCGAGATTGATCGCGTCGGAGCTGACGCAGATCGATCCCTTGGACGTGCGGTGGACCGCAGTGATGCCGGGATGCTCGACCTCGAGGGCGCGGAGCGCCTGCGACTGCCGCCGACTGACCTGGAGCAGGCGCCGGCTCTTGACGGCCAGGTTGCGAACGGTCAGGGCCTCTCGGATGGCCGCCGTGAACTCCGCCGTTGGGCAGGGCTTGGTCAGGTAGCGGAAGATGCGCCCGTCGTTGATTCCGCAGAGGGCGGACTCCAGGGTCGGATTGCCGGTCAGGAGGATGCGGACCGTTTCGGGCGAGGTCTGGCAGACCTCGGCCAGGAACTCCGATCCCGACATCTGGGGCATCCGCTCGTCGGAGACCACGACGTCGACCTGGTGCCGCTTGAGCAGCATCAGCGCTTGAGGGGCCGACGAGGACATCAGCACCCGATAGGACTCCCGAGCGAGGGCACGCCGTAGGACGTTGAGCATGCCGACTTCGTCGTCGACAAGGAGGATCGTGGGCGTCATAGTGCGCAACCCCCGAGTGTGGTAGCAGTGTCCGGACGAAGCAGAGCGCCTGCGCTTTGGCGAGCAGCGCCGTTGCACGTATGCACCACTGTGCCATAGGTGTTGCGTGTGAGCAACGATCGGCGCGGCGATCGGCGCGCCGATCGTTGCGCCGGTCAGCGATCACCGCTACGGCTCCAGGCGATGCTCCAGGCGATGGGGCGTTCCGGCTGCAGGCGGTGTGGCGAAGGGGCGTCGTCGCTGAGCGCAGGGTCTGCGCGGGCGCCCTCAACGTGCGGCGGTGAGCGCGTCGAGGGTGCCCAAGAACTCCGCCCAGGCGGGCTTCGCCGCGCCGCTCGCGAAGCTGAGCAGGCCCAACGAGGCGAGGGTCTCCTCGACCTTCGCGCCGAGCGCGGGAAAGCCTTCGGCCGCGTAGGCGTCACCGAAGGTCTTCGCCAGCGCGGGCGACCAGTCGACGAGCTGGAAGGCGAAGGCCGCGCGCAGGCTCGGCGCTGTCCGGAGGACCGTGCCCAGCTCGGCGAGAAAGCTGGCCTGGGCCGCGCCCGAGCTGCCAAGCACCGAGGGCGCGCGTCCAGCGGGGCAGCCGACCTCTTGGAGGACGAGGGGACGTCCGGCGGCGAGGGTCGTCATCGCCTTGACGTCGCTGGCGACGCTCCCAGGGGCGCGCAGCCGGTAGGCCTTGTCGAGGCAGTAGTAGTTGAAGGCGGCGAAGTCTCCGGCTGCGACGAGCGGGGCGAGGGCTGCGGCGTGACCGTCGTCGAGCGACCCCTGACGCAGGGTCATCGCCACCGCGACCTCGGGAAGGGCGTCACGAATCCGCGTGCGCGCCTTGGCGAGGAAGCCGAGGAGCGAGGCGGCCCAGGACCTGCCCGCCGCTGAGGTGGGGCTGGTGTCGTCGTAGAAGGTGTCCGGCTCATTGCCCACGCTGAGCGCGAAGACGCGATGCGTGGCGAGCAGCGGAAGGACCCTGTCGAGCAGCGCCGCGAAGCGGTCGACGATCAGCGGATCGTCGAAGGCGCGGCCGGCCGCCAGCGTGTACTGCGCTCCGGCCAGGTCGCTCGGTATCGAGAACCCGTCGCTGTCGACCGTTTCGATCAGCAGGTGCACGGCCTGCCCCTGGGCCGTGGCGGCCGCCAACGCTCGCTCGAGGACGGAGGTGTCGATCGTCGTCGCCGAGGGCTCGAGCTCGGCCCACGAGACATGCACCCGCGAGACCTGCATGCCGTGGGCGCGAGCCTCGGCAAGTCGCGCGTCGACGGCCGAGGCGGTGGCCGTGGGCAGGCTCTCGTAGGTCGGAAAGACGCCGAGATGGTTGCCCGGCGGCAGCCGCGGCAGCGCGTTAGCGAGCGCGCTGCCGTCGGCACCGGCGACCGCGTCCGGCCCGGTCGCCCGATCGGCGGCGCCGGCATCGCGCAGCCCCGCAGCGTCGCCTCGCGCTGGGGACGCCGATTCGAGCGACGAACAGCTCAGCGTGGAGGTGCCGGCGAGGAGCAGCAGCAGGCAAGAAAAGCGCATTGAAGCAGTCTCCTTCGAGGATCGCCCTCAGCCCAGGCCCTTGAAGTCCTCCGACCGTACACCATAGCGCTTGAGCAGGCGGTGGAGGCTTTCTCGCTCGACGCCGGCCCGCTCGGCGGCGCGCGTGACATTACCCTCGAACGCCCGCATCAACGCCGTCAAGTAGTCGCGAGAGACGCGCGCGCGCGCCGCGTCGAGCGCCTCGCGATAGGGCAGCGTGGCGAGGAGCTCGGCCGGCAGCGGACCCTCGTTCGCGCTGACCAGCTCAGGCGGCAAGTCACGCGCCTCGACGAGCGGGCCGGTTGCGACGGCCACCGCGCGCTCGAGGGCGTTCTCCAGCTCGCGCACGTTGCCGGGCCAGTCGTAGCCGGTGAGCGCGCGGAGGGCCTCTGGTGTCAGCCCGCTGAGCGCGCGGCGAACGGCGCGGGCATGCTTTCGCAGGAAGTGCGCCGCGAGCAGGGGAAGATCCTCGCGGCGCTCGCGCAGCGCGGGCATGCGCAGGGGGAAGACGTGCAGGCGGTAGAAGAGATCCTCGCGAAAGCGCCCGGCCTGCGCCTCGGCCTTGAGGTCGCGATGCGTGGCGGCGATCACGCGGACATCGATCTTGACCGCAGTGTTGTCGCCGACGCGGCGGATCTCGCGCTCCTGCAGCGCCCGGTTGAGCTTGACCTGCACGGGCAGCGGCAGCTCGCCGATCTCGTCGAGGAAGAGGGTCCCGCCGCGGGCCTCCTCGAAGAGACCGGTCTTGGCTCCGCTGGCGCCGGTGAAGGCGCCGCGGGCATGCCCAAAGAGCTCGCTCTCGACCAGCTCGGTGGGCAGCGCCCCACAGTTCACCGGGACGAAGGCGCGATCCTTACGCGCGCTCTGGTAGTGGATGGCCCTCGCCGCCAGCTCCTTGCCCGTGCCGGTCTCGCCGGTGAGCAACACTGTGATATCGAGCGCGGCCGCCTGCTCGAGCAGGCGATAGACGTCCTGCATCACGCGGCTCTTACCGACGAGGCTGTGGAAGGCATGGACTCCCTGCAGCGCCTTGCGCAGGCTCGCGGCCTGCTCCTTCAGCCGCTTGCGCTCGAGGGCGCGCGCGACGACGAAGGCGGCTGCGTCCGGATCGAAGGGCTTCTGCAGGTAGTCATAGGCGCCTTGCTTCATCGCCTCGACGGCGTCCTGCACCGAGGCGTAGGCGGTCATCATCACCACCTCGGTGGCGGGCGAGCGCGCCTTGCTGGCCTTGAGCACCGCGAAGCCGTCCGCTCCGGGCATCCTGAGGTCGGTGACGACGACATCGAAGTCCTGCACGAGGAGCAGCGCCAGCGCGCGACCGCCATCGGCGGCGGTGGTCAGGTCGTGCTCTTCGCCAAGGATCTTGGAGAAGAGCTTGAGCAGGTTCTCCTTGTCGTCGACGACCAGGATGCGGCCGCGGCTCATGCGGCACCTCCCTCTGGATGGCGGGGCACGCGCAGGCGGAAGCAGGTGCCCGCCGGGCCTGCGGGGTCGAGCGTGATCTCACCCCCATGGGCATGCGCGATCGCCTGGGAGACGGCCAGCCCGAGTCCCGTGCCCCGGGGCTTGGTCGTGAAGAAGGGCTGAAAGAGGCGCGCGCGCGCGGCGGCGTCGACGCCGCTCCCGGAGTCGACCACCAGGAGCTCCACCTGGTCGGCGCGCTCAGTGATCGAGAGCGCCACCTGGCCCGTCGGCCCCGCGGCCTCGATCGCGTTCTTGATCAGGTTGACCATCACCTGACGCAGCTTGGTGGCGTCGCCGCTCGCCCGGCCGTGGCCGTGGATCGCGACGCGCGCTGAGCCCGAGGGCTCCGACTCCGCCAGTCGCGTGGCGACGTCGTCGCAGAGCTCGCGCAGGTCGACGGCCTGCGGGCTGGGCGTCAGCGGTCGCGAGAGATCGAGGAGCCCGACGACGATCTCCTTGCAGCGCAGCGTCTCCTCCTCGATCACGCCGAGATCGTCGGCGAGGCTCCCCGCCGCCTGCTTCCTCAGCACCCGCGTGTAGCCGAGGATCACGCCCAGCGGATTGTTGATCTCGTGCGCGACCCCCGCGGCCAGCGCGCCGATGCCGGCGAGCCGCTCACTCTGGACCAGGCGCTTCTGATGCTCGCGGAGCGCGGTCGTCATCGCGTTGAACTGGTGCGCGAGCGCGCCAAACTCGTCCTCGGCGTCGATGTCGATGCGCGTCTCGAGGTCGCCGGAGGCCAGCCGCTCCGCGCCCTGCTGCAGCCGGGCGATCGGACGCGCCACGGAGCGCCCGATTGCCAGCCCGACCCAGGCGGCGACGAGCGGCGCCACGAGCAGGAAGAGCAGCGCCCAGCCAAAGGCCCGCCGCTCGACCACGCCGACGAAGGTCTGTAGCTCGGCGATCGACTGCTCGAAGCGACGGGTCAGGCGCTCGGTCCGCTCTTGAATGCGAGCCACGAGCCGCAGCACCGCGTGATGCTCCTGCTGGACGCGCGCCTCGTCGCCACCGACGACGTTGGGCAGGATCTGGTCGCGGAAGACGCTGTCGAGCTGGCCGGTGGCTTGATCGATCGCGTTGACCCAAGCTTGCTCGTCCGCCTGCTCGAGATGGCGGCGCATCTCCCGCGAGAGGCTCAGCACGCGGGCCCTGGCCTCGGCGTAGAGCGCGGCATGGCTCGCGTTGCCGATGATGATCGTGTGCGCGACGTGAGCGTATTGGTCGCGGACCGCGCTGGCGAGGTCGAGGGCCACGCGCATCCCTTCGACTCTGGCGCGGGTTCGCTCGAGGTCGCGGTGAATGCGCGTGATGCCGAGCAAGGCGAAGGACGAGGCCAGCGCGTAGAGCGCGATGAAGGCCGAGAACGCCAGGAAGAGCCGGCGGCCCGTGCCTGACCAGGTTCTGGGCCGCATCGGACCTCCAGCGCGTCGCTCGCGCGCGCCCAGTATCCCCCGCGACGCCGCTTGGCGGCGGCGGCGGGCTGTGGCGTAGCCGCCAAGGTTACAGTGTACCCGTCGCCGTCGTCGAGGCCTTGCAACCCAACGCTCAGCCTGGGTCAGGCCAAGGGCGTAAGCAAGCGCAATGAGGAGAGAAGAGGCGAGCCAGCGAGGATGGCGCGCCTGTTGCTTTGTGGCTTCCCCTGCCGGGTCTCGACCCGGCGCTGGTCTTCAATGAACGAATCCAAAGAAGGAAGAAGGAAGGGAGGCGAGGGTCATGCGCAGACCAAGGTGGTGCGTGGTGGTTGTGGTGCTGGCCATGGGCTACGCGGGGCTAAACGCGAGGGAGGGCGAAGCCAAGGCGCGGCCCGGTGAGGGCGCGGCGAGGAAAGGCCGTCAGCCTCAGGTCGTCGCGCTGACGGTCACCTCCGAGGGCTTCGTGCCGGCGCAGGTCAAGGCGAGCGCGGGTCGCCCGCTCGAGCTGGTGGTGACGCGGACGGTCGAGCGCACCTGCGCCAGCGACCTCGTGATCAAGGACTACGGCATCAATCGACCGCTACCGCTCAACCAGGCGGTGAGGGTCAGCTTTACGCCGACCAAGCCGGGCCGGATCCGATACGCCTGCGCGATGGACATGATCGCGGGGGTGATCGTTGTCGAGTAGGCGGCCTGGCCGCGCCGCCGGAGCCGAGAGGAGTCGCTGATGGCGCCGAAGACCGTCGCCGAGCACGCGCGCCCGTGGCTGCGCTCGCTCCTGCTGGCGCTGCCCTGGCTCCTCGGGGGCGCCGCCTGGGCGGGCGGGCCGGTCGTCTCCCCAGCGGGCGTCGCCCTCGAGGACGACCCGCTCCTGGCGGGCCTCATGCGCGAGGCGCTCGAGCGGCGTCCGGAGCTCGCCGAGCTGCGAGCGACGATTCGCGCGGAGGGCGAGCGTGTCCCGCAGAGTCGCGCGCTTCCCGACCCAGCGCTGGCGCTTGGCCTGCAGAACGACGGCTTTCGCAGCCTCCGCCTCGGGGAAGCACCGACCAGCTTTGTCAGCATCGCGGCCTCGCAGACCTTCCCCTGGTACGGCAAGCGCCGGCTCCGCGGGGAGGTGATCCTGCTCGGCACGCGCCAGGCAGAAGCTGAGCTGGGGCGCCTCCAGCTCTCGATCCGGGCCGAGGTCGCGCGCGCCTACGTCGACCTGCTGCTGGTGCGCGATCAGCTCGCTTTGCTCACCAAGGTCGAGGCGCTCTGGACCCAAGCCGCGGGGCTGGCTCGCGCCCTCTACGAGGTCGGCACGGCGGCGCAGACCGATCTGCTGCGGGCTCAGCTCGAGCGCAGCCGGTTGAGGCAGCGGCGCTGGGCGCTCGTGGCCGAGGACGCGCGCCGCGTCGTGGTCTTGAACCGCCTCCGCGGCCGCGCCCTGGGCGACGCCATCGGCACCGAGCGCTCGCTGGCCACCATCTCGGACCCGGTGCTGCAGGCGGACCGGAGCGCGTTCGAGGCGGCCGAGGACCGCAGCCCGGAGCTGCTGCGCTCGCGCTTGGCGCTGGCGAAGGCGGCCAAGCAGGTCGTCCTCGCGCAGAAGGACTGGCTCCCTGATCTGACCGTGAGCGCCGGCGTGATGCCGCGCGGAGGGAGCCTCGACCCGATGTGGCAGGTGGGCGTGGCCGTGCCGATTCCGCTCTGGGGGAGCAGCAAACAGCGGCGCGCGGTCGACGAGCAGCGAAGCAGAGAGGTGGCGGCCCGGCACAGTGACGACGCGACACGGCAGCTGCTGCGCCAGCGCGTCGCCGAACGCAATCGCTTGCTCGCGGCGCTGCTCGCGACCAACCGCCTCTACCGCTCCGGCCTGCTGGTCCTCTCGGAGACCACGGTGTCGAGCACGTTGGTGCAGTACCAGGTCGGCCGCGTCAGCTTCGCTGCGGTGCTCGAGGCGCTCGATGGCTATCTGAGCGACGTCAACAGCTTCTACGAGTCGCTCGCCGCCACCCAGCGCGTGGCGATCGCGCAGCGCGAGGTCAGTCTGGACGCCCCGGCCACCCTGGCCGCGAGCGGCATGCGGGGGCCGATAGCGCAGGGAGGGCAGCCATGAGCGCGCAGCGCGCGAGTCAGCGGGAGGGGGAGCCGCGGCGCGCTCGCGGCGCGGCGGCGAGGGCGGCGGCCGCGTCGCTGCTGCTGGCGCTTGGCGCGTCGCTCGGCGCTGTGACGGTCTGGCTGGCCATGCGCGAGCGTCCGAGCGCAAGGCCTGCAGCCGTCGCCGCCAAGAAGAATCCGCTCTTTCAATGCCCGATGCACCCCGCGATCACCGCCGACCATCCGAGCGACTGCCCGATCTGCGGCATGAAGCTGGTCGAGGTGAAGCCCGCCGTCTCGTCCGGAAGGGCGACGGCGCCACCCGCCGAGCGGAAGATCCGCTTCTACCGCTCGCCGATGGATCCGCGGCAAACCTCGCCGACGCCGCGCAAGGACGCGATGGGGATGGACTATCTCCCGGTCTACAGTGAGGAGGCGCCGGGAGCGGGGGTCGCGCCGGTCGCGGGCCTGGCGGGGGTGACGATCGACGCCGCGCGGCAGCAGCTGATCGGTCTGCGCACCGCGCCCGTCACCCGCGGCGCCGTGGCCGCGAGCTGGCGCACCGTCGGCCGCATCGAGCGCGATCCGACGCGCGTGCGCATGACCAACATCAAGGTCGAGGGC
The Pseudomonadota bacterium DNA segment above includes these coding regions:
- a CDS encoding PilZ domain-containing protein, giving the protein MELTSTLRAELSIARRHGRFLMAAVVGAMGLALAWTALQPRVYRASTTVSVGSQGASAERSGPHRPEGARPSTYVSTQAYLACSAPVLRRAARALRQGQPGDGWSEPWARRRTGVDRVAGAAAPLAERIDCRPDVQTAGRVEVAVEHATPGMAARIARAIASAYVGLSREQARATQRSAARFLDRRFAQAHAAVAQARAALQASQRPSPERPAGGVSEREALARALGDAQRRWRVVGALRGEERAARRTPQGARVVTAAVVPTRPSRPPTVFTLALALVVGLVCGRLGLHFAPRLRNGFGRTLHPALWRESVPGLLSAIVQRLEAEMEIVKVRPRNGKHFLELYEATLEHGGVHCATLATCAVGTPILADVYFRELPNPVLVRGQIVARRALGTKRSLRAGGLVAFDDTEAAKRDFLLRLARSQALAVARRRHVRLPVDIAVQWSALEMREPAEGALRDLSIGGTRLVAAADLALGSNVNLRFTAPGATEPVGLDGTVVYASTPQYGIQFAANGSGRGAKQHRELIRRLVQM
- a CDS encoding response regulator, which encodes MTPTILLVDDEVGMLNVLRRALARESYRVLMSSSAPQALMLLKRHQVDVVVSDERMPQMSGSEFLAEVCQTSPETVRILLTGNPTLESALCGINDGRIFRYLTKPCPTAEFTAAIREALTVRNLAVKSRRLLQVSRRQSQALRALEVEHPGITAVHRTSKGSICVSSDAINLDTLVDEIEAELARYEME
- a CDS encoding sigma-54-dependent Fis family transcriptional regulator; translation: MSRGRILVVDDKENLLKLFSKILGEEHDLTTAADGGRALALLLVQDFDVVVTDLRMPGADGFAVLKASKARSPATEVVMMTAYASVQDAVEAMKQGAYDYLQKPFDPDAAAFVVARALERKRLKEQAASLRKALQGVHAFHSLVGKSRVMQDVYRLLEQAAALDITVLLTGETGTGKELAARAIHYQSARKDRAFVPVNCGALPTELVESELFGHARGAFTGASGAKTGLFEEARGGTLFLDEIGELPLPVQVKLNRALQEREIRRVGDNTAVKIDVRVIAATHRDLKAEAQAGRFREDLFYRLHVFPLRMPALRERREDLPLLAAHFLRKHARAVRRALSGLTPEALRALTGYDWPGNVRELENALERAVAVATGPLVEARDLPPELVSANEGPLPAELLATLPYREALDAARARVSRDYLTALMRAFEGNVTRAAERAGVERESLHRLLKRYGVRSEDFKGLG
- a CDS encoding HAMP domain-containing protein, with translation MRPRTWSGTGRRLFLAFSAFIALYALASSFALLGITRIHRDLERTRARVEGMRVALDLASAVRDQYAHVAHTIIIGNASHAALYAEARARVLSLSREMRRHLEQADEQAWVNAIDQATGQLDSVFRDQILPNVVGGDEARVQQEHHAVLRLVARIQERTERLTRRFEQSIAELQTFVGVVERRAFGWALLFLLVAPLVAAWVGLAIGRSVARPIARLQQGAERLASGDLETRIDIDAEDEFGALAHQFNAMTTALREHQKRLVQSERLAGIGALAAGVAHEINNPLGVILGYTRVLRKQAAGSLADDLGVIEEETLRCKEIVVGLLDLSRPLTPSPQAVDLRELCDDVATRLAESEPSGSARVAIHGHGRASGDATKLRQVMVNLIKNAIEAAGPTGQVALSITERADQVELLVVDSGSGVDAAARARLFQPFFTTKPRGTGLGLAVSQAIAHAHGGEITLDPAGPAGTCFRLRVPRHPEGGAA
- a CDS encoding cupredoxin domain-containing protein; the protein is MRRPRWCVVVVVLAMGYAGLNAREGEAKARPGEGAARKGRQPQVVALTVTSEGFVPAQVKASAGRPLELVVTRTVERTCASDLVIKDYGINRPLPLNQAVRVSFTPTKPGRIRYACAMDMIAGVIVVE
- a CDS encoding TolC family protein translates to MAPKTVAEHARPWLRSLLLALPWLLGGAAWAGGPVVSPAGVALEDDPLLAGLMREALERRPELAELRATIRAEGERVPQSRALPDPALALGLQNDGFRSLRLGEAPTSFVSIAASQTFPWYGKRRLRGEVILLGTRQAEAELGRLQLSIRAEVARAYVDLLLVRDQLALLTKVEALWTQAAGLARALYEVGTAAQTDLLRAQLERSRLRQRRWALVAEDARRVVVLNRLRGRALGDAIGTERSLATISDPVLQADRSAFEAAEDRSPELLRSRLALAKAAKQVVLAQKDWLPDLTVSAGVMPRGGSLDPMWQVGVAVPIPLWGSSKQRRAVDEQRSREVAARHSDDATRQLLRQRVAERNRLLAALLATNRLYRSGLLVLSETTVSSTLVQYQVGRVSFAAVLEALDGYLSDVNSFYESLAATQRVAIAQREVSLDAPATLAASGMRGPIAQGGQP